A region from the Benincasa hispida cultivar B227 chromosome 8, ASM972705v1, whole genome shotgun sequence genome encodes:
- the LOC120083422 gene encoding uncharacterized mitochondrial protein AtMg00820-like — protein MSSEKVETSGGNEVLKDPQEDAELSQKSDTEEGQTKTDNYDTTLDMPIPLRKGTRSCTKYPLHSFLTYNNLSPGFKAFTTQLDALTIPTSVHAAIEVPEWKAAIMEEMRALEANKTWELVALPRGHKTVGCKWVFTVKYKFDGTLERYKARLVAKGFT, from the coding sequence atgagCTCAGAGAAGGTTGAAACTTCAGGAGGTAATGAGGTGCTGAAAGATCCTCAAGAAGATGCAGAATTGTCTCAAAAGTCTGATACTGAAGAGGGACAGACGAAAACTGACAACTATGATACCACTCTGGATATGCCAATCCCTCTGAGAAAGGGAACCAGGTCATGTACAAAATACCCTTTGCATAGTTTTCTGACCTATAATAACTTATCTCCTGGTTTTAAGGCTTTTACTACTCAGCTAGATGCTCTAACAATACCTACCAGTGTACATGCGGCCATAGAAGTTCCCGAGTGGAAAGCAGCAATAATGGAGGAAATGAGAGCTCTTGAGGCAAATAAGACTTGGGAGTTAGTAGCTCTCCCTAGAGGTCACAAAACagttggttgcaaatgggtgttcacagtGAAGTATAAGTTTGACGGAACACTCGAAAGGTATAAAGCCAGGTTAGTTGCTAAAGGGTTCACTTAG
- the LOC120083465 gene encoding uncharacterized protein LOC120083465, which yields MEGESQESNNASEAKSSTDVFRPSSMGVKKALTMIPPHIIAEAISTITGLDLRWSGPITPAERQYVEQYVLAKYPQYAGLDGEKIDLSCLCINEEPTDQIMADDWRKSPRNIPREPSTLSFGSNLPNLEGTQLEPSRLLDILNKKSSFPGSFISIPEIQAQNKVLKHCGLPDEEYLVLFTPSYRQAMMLVGEAYPFFRGNYYMTVIREEHDCIKEFASFKESKVIEAPETWLDLRIKGSQLSQYFRRKCKHSPKGLFSYPADVNGTRYSLHWVSEAHRNSWHVLLDATAFVVGGERLNPLLHRPDFVLCSLDNTHASPSRIICLLIRKKSFDTTMASSQAAE from the exons ATGGAAGGTGAAAGTCAAGAATCTAATAATGCTTCAGAAGCCAAGTCATCTACAGATGTTTTCAGGCCAAGTAGTATGGGAGTCAAG AAAGCACTTACTATGATACCTCCTCATATCATAGCCGAGGCGATTTCGACAATCACTGGCCTTGATCTCAGATGGTCAGGTCCTATAACACCAGCAGAAAGGCAATATGTAGAACAATATGTATTGGCCAAGTACCCACAGTATGCAGGCTTAGATGGAGAAAAGATAGATCTCTCTTGCCTTTGCATCAATGAAGAGCCAACAGATCAAATCATGGCTGATGATTGGCGAAAGTCGCCAAGAAATATTCCGAGAGAGCCTTCGACGCTATCCTTTGGAAGCAATCTCCCTAACTTGGAGGGTACACAACTGGAACCTTCAAGATTGTTAGACATTCTCAACAAGAAGTCTTCCTTTCCAGGAAGTTTCATCTCCATTCCAGAAATTCAAGCTCAAAACAAAGTTCTAAAGCACTGTGGATTGCCTGATGAAGAGTATCTTGTTCTGTTCACTCCAAGCTACAGGCAGGCCATGATGCTAGTAGGAGAAGCTTATCCATTTTTTAGAGGAAACTACTACATGACAGTTATAAGAGAAGAACATGATTGCATTAAAGAGTTTGCTAGTTTCAAGGAATCCAAAGTGATAGAAGCACCAGAAACTTGGTTGGATTTGAGGATTAAAGGATCTCAACTTAGTCAGTACTTCAGAAGGAAGTGCAAGCACAGTCCAAAGGGGTTATTTTCTTATCCAGCTGACGTAAATGGGACTCGATACTCGCTGCATTGGGTTTCTGAGGCTCATCGAAACTCCTGGCATGTCCTTCTGGACGCAACTGCGTTTGTTGTTGGTGGGGAACGGTTAAACCCTCTTCTACACAGGCCTGACTTTGTGTTATGTAGTCTTGATAATACACATGCAAGTCCCTCGAGGATTATTTGTCTTTTAATCAGGAAGAAATCCTTTGATACTACAATGGCATCATCCCAAGCAGCTGAATGA
- the LOC120084061 gene encoding secreted RxLR effector protein 161-like, whose protein sequence is MTGCKPIDASIEVNSKLKSISEGVPVNKERYQRLVGKLIYLSHIRPDISYAVSVVSQFIQSPYEEHMEAVTQILRYLKSTPGKGLVFRKHDTRSIEAYTDSDWAGSVTDKRSTSGYCTFVWGNLVTWRSKKQGVVARSSAEAEYRAMNLRVCEEIWLQKVLSDLHESSPGPMKLYYDNKASISIANNPVQHDRTKHVEIDRHFIKEKLDRGAICIPYVPSVQQIADVFTKELSR, encoded by the coding sequence ATGACTGGATGCAAACCTATTGACGCTTCTATTGAGGTCAATAGCAAACTGAAAAGTATTTCGGAAGGAGTTCCTGTGAATAAGGAGAGGTATCAACGCTTAGTAGGAAAACTGATTTACTTGTCTCATATTAGGCCCGACATCTCCTATGCTGTGAGTGTAGTAAGTCAGTTCATACAGAGTCCATATGAGGAGCACATGGAAGCTGTGACTCAAATTTTGAGATATCTAAAGTCCACCCCTGGGAAGGGCTTGGTGTTTAGGAAACATGACACACGGAGCATCGAGGCATATACTGACTCAGATTGGGCCGGATCTGTGACTGATAAAAGGTCAACCTCAGGGTACTGTACCTTTGTATGGGGAAATTTGGTAACTTGGCGGAGTAAAAAACAGGGTGTAGTGGCTAGAAGTAGTGCTGAGGCAGAGTATAGAGCTATGAATCTGAGAgtgtgtgaagaaatctggttgcaGAAAGTTTTATCTGATCTTCACGAGAGTAGTCCGGGGCCCATGAAGTTGTATTATGATAATAAGGCTTCCATCAGTATTGCGAATAATCCCGTGCAACATGATAGAACCAAACATGTAGAAATTGATAGgcactttattaaagaaaagttaGACCGCGGAGCTATTTGTATTCCCTATGTACCTTCAGTTCAACAGATTGCAGATGTTTTTACGAAAGAGTTATCGAGATAG
- the LOC120084060 gene encoding glucuronoxylan 4-O-methyltransferase 1 — protein sequence MPPELVDCHSLVPSESLSPPSISPSQQSYPSVSFRNSRGSKSMSFTRNKILPVLVLILSSLSILRLVRIALTTSYTSPLLAIALPPKLQRPLSGFSENHRTSANEAAISETEFKLLSNLIGEKAPCNLLFFGIEPQYLNLSAVNDGGKNVFLEDDPYKLSTFRVDSNHTRMYKIDYKFHAEKAYKLLKQARGNKSCAPDSGLRNSSKCKLALTDLPKEVYEVKWDVVVVDGPRGDSPHAPGRMATIYSAAIMAREGNTTDVVVHDTDRMIERWYSWEFLCDENLISSKGKLWIFRIRNEKNSSRFCPDKRIVVQR from the coding sequence ATGCCTCCCGAATTGGTGGATTGCCACTCACTTGTGCCATCAGAATCGCTTTCTCCCCCCAGTATCTCACCCTCACAGCAGTCATATCCATCAGTAAGCTTCAGAAACAGTAGAGGAAGCAAAAGCATGAGTTTTACAAGAAACAAAATCCTACCTGTTCTCGTCTTGATTCTGTCTAGTCTGTCCATTCTCAGACTCGTTAGGATTGCACTTACCACATCTTATACTTCTCCACTTCTAGCAATTGCATTGCCTCCAAAGCTTCAACGCCCATTATCAGGGTTCTCAGAAAATCATAGAACCTCTGCAAATGAAGCCGCTATTTCAGAGACGGAATTCAAGCTTCTTTCAAATCTGATTGGTGAAAAGGCACCCTGCAATCTCCTCTTCTTTGGGATCGAACCACAGTACCTTAACCTCTCAGCAGTCAATGACGGTGGAAAGAATGTTTTTCTTGAGGATGATCCCTACAAACTGAGCACATTCAGAGTCGACTCAAATCACACACGAATGTACAAAATTGATTATAAGTTTCATGCAGAAAAAGCTTACAAGTTATTAAAGCAAGCAAGAGGAAACAAATCATGTGCACCAGACTCAGGGCTCAGGAATTCATCTAAGTGCAAACTTGCCTTGACAGATCTTCCAAAAGAAGTTTATGAAGTCAAATGGGATGTGGTGGTCGTGGATGGACCAAGGGGAGATAGTCCTCATGCACCAGGAAGAATGGCAACAATTTACAGTGCTGCTATCATGGCAAGAGAAGGGAACACCACTGATGTAGTTGTACATGATACAGACCGTATGATCGAAAGGTGGTATTCTTGGGAGTTCCTTTGTGATGAAAACTTGATTTCCTCCAAAGGGAAGCTCTGGATTTTCAGGATTAGAAATGAGAAAAATTCATCCAGATTCTGCCCTGACAAACGCATTGTGGTCCAACGATGA